The nucleotide window TAATTATCACACATAGCTTATTGCTAAAAGGTTGCACACTGGTACTATTAGCGATTAGGAAGAGGAGTGGGGCGCGTCTTCGTGGATggcacaaaatatgtcaaaattTACCCACTTTCAATGGACACATCGACTCACAGCTTCGactgttttttttaacaggAACAGCATCGAGTTGGAGCCATACGAAGAGGTATCAAAAGGTATCAAGCAAGCGTCTGCCTGGGGCGAGGAAGGCATGAACTGCGACAATCGTTATCAGTGTGAAGAATAACgtttataacaattataacgaAATACATTAGTTAAAtagatacataataaatatattctcCCAGAAGATTCCTCCTGCGAGTCAAGTCTGACAAAATTACACTGAAATAGTAATTACCGTAGTTATTGAAAGTTATCAGaaggacttatattgaccgggatatagaccgtgattagaAGGAAGAGAATATCATGCCACATATCTTATAATTCAGTATTAAACCAATGatgattgtaaataaatatatgtatgacCTATTCATAGTAAATGAGTTCTCTAGAACGGCTCTTAACGATTTTAGTTAATAATTTGGGGCTGTTAGACGAACAGTGGCTTAGTGGCAGTCAGGAGGAAAGGTggatacaaataaacatacaacAAGGTTGGCGACGCATTCTcctctaaaaatatttataattgaattttCGTCAGAATGAACGACGcctcaaattaaatatttctataaaaaagtttGAATTTTGAACTATTTTCACGTAGCAGTTTAGTAGGAGTGCGAATTCAAACTTAAGAGTAGGTACCACCAAATGaataatatgtgtgtatatataaatgtgtatttgtactacttaagtttagttttagttaccTTCATGTGAATGAGTGTAGTACTTACCGTTTAAATCCTATGAGTAATTCCAATATTTGTGTAGGCAGCATAAACTATTTGCTCAGTTAATATTCCAGTAACTGTTTAGTCatgtaaataataagtattatagAAGAAGGTATGGTCAAATTAATTTTTGCAATATcacttttaatattgtcttcggttaccgcgatagttactcatgaaataaaactatgaaaacggattatatcgcgtatattgaatttataatacatcccgacgtttaatCCGATTCCAATTCCAAAGTATAATCcgatgcgatataatccgttttttatagttttatttcatgaatatcaCTTTTAatcaatgtattttattttaatttaatttttaaaattacctttaTAGAAAAAGACAAACATTAAATCATATTTCAAACGTGTGGTATGCGTTATTTAAGAGAAGGACATTAAACCGCAGACATTGATCACAATTCCTTACTAAGCAAGTGTTAGTCACTCTCTTATAATTacccatatttattttataccaaaaatactataaattaaCTTTAGGCCATTCCTAGGCTCAACTAATTCCGTTCTTATAATTGTATGTATCTAATTTATTGtcatacaaatattttgacGTTCAAGGTTAACGCCCTAGTGCTTGACATGCTTAGATGGCAGCCCTGTAACCTCTATTGACAATGTCttaagtttaattaaatatgaCATATACTGGGGCAGTGATGAACACTCGAACGGCTTCCTTAGATACTAGAACTGATTCTCGTAAATCCATTTAGATTTTAGTTACCAATGCGCTTTATTTTATCTTGCTTGATTCTTGAAATGTATTACTTTTCATCAGATTGAtagaaaatatgattttattgcATTAAGTAAATACTCCTCTTTAAACTAACTTTCAGCCAAGTTAAACTTATACTTTAGAGCTAGGGCAGCCGGGTTACATTGCTGTTTGACGGACCAGTCACTGTTAAAGCTGACATCAACACGTGACCTAAGATTTTCTAGCAATTCCATCGAACAGTGTTAAGGCGGAGAGTTAGCAGCGAGCACCCTCGGCGTCCGCTCGCTGGGGTTGTTGGCGCGAGCAGCGCGGTACTCCGCGTACGACACGTAGCCGTCACCGTCGGTGTCGTCCGACTGCAGCGTGCGGTCCACTAGCGCTGTAGTACATATATAAGACCTaaggttaagagtccccggcaagctcggttctccatacaaacgtagttacgctctcattttaaaacaactagctagattgctctgaaactttgtacttacaatacaataaggtatatctaagtctgtaattagtttatgtagcttcagataccatagttaaaaaaaatacagagaatttaagtttttcatacaaaacttgtttttgctctatttcgtttgttttatatacctactagagctatataaactaattacagaacaagatatacctaatgtcattgtatgtgcaaagtttgataacaatccaacacgtagttttaaaatgagaactaaactccgtttgtatgggaaggtgaaattcggtcgaGTTTGGCTGGACTTAAGCGAGGATAATAGGGGCAAACATTTTAAGTATTCTCAAACTGTACCTCTTGGgccaagcaaataaatattgatcATCATCTTAgctttatgtaaataataaaaatacacttatTTACAGTTACTTCATGAAAATTAGGAATAGTAGTTACTCAGTACTCAAGCTATGGGACCAGAACCAAAACTGACCCGCGATCCGTGAAGTATGAGTTCGATGGGCGATAGAGTAAGGATTGTAGATACATATATGGATTGTACTACGAtcttttgattgattgatttgattgattgataaaaaaaagttacacaCCTATGTAGGCGTCAAGCTCGTTTGCTTCAGGCTCTATAGAGGAATCGTTGTCAGGATCGTGAGCTTCGTGTTCTATTGTATGATACACCGCCTGAAATAAAAAAGAATGTTATTTATTAGTATGGGTTTTAGCTActaaaaattgtatattttcTGTCAAAGGCTGAAGCAAGattttatctataggtatagtataggtaccagcagtgttggccgaaacgttaatgcaattaaccattaaccagtacaaattgaaccgtaaactgtaaccgtccgttacggtttacggttcaatttgtactggttaatggttacttgcaattaacgttcggccaacactgggtACCAGTAATAATTGGATGAAATTGAAAACTGTAGACATGTCTAACAGTGACTGCATCTTCTGCATATATTTTGTAGTAGACTTTACATTACATTGTACGAGTATTTAATGTCTatgaacaaagatagatataactccgtaatagatggatacagtctaaggaagaaacgtgcctcgaaaatcacgaaaatttgattctcgatcagagggcgccactagttttaacctacactcgtatagagggcgttgacggtttcgtttgttatttataattttaacgcatatcagtgaaagaacatggatcaaaatcataaaaataattaatgcaaataaaaaaaaaaacatttatccatataaatacattttatcgtatttttataaatatttatttttagttttaaagtgtgtcgacagatggcagtgaatttactggggttacaaaatttactatgaaagtaccgctctagtataagttactctacgctATGAACAAGCGATCAGTACGGCTGGCAACCAGAGCTACCAAAAGCAAATGAGTGGTTAAGTACCTTCTACACTACCTATGTCTTTAGTAAGAAGTATAATTTAGTTAGAAGTTAAGTTGGTTGGCGTTGGGAGTGGGACTTAAGACGAAACCTCCACTGTCGACTTTCACTCCCAACCAACTTAACTTCTAACATGCGCGAAATCGTCTTTTCATACAAACCTAGTCCTCAGTTACTCGtacctctctggatattaacattattgaaaatattttgacacaaccAATCAAGCACAGCTacgtttttcgattttttttaattattataagagttaggatcatttaaatttttttacaatcattttaaccaaaaaatacaaaaaagttaaaCGTGCGGCATAGCTATAGTGCCACAAACACACAAAACACACcaaatatatatagttatatgtTTATAGtgttacatcaaattatgtaaaaataatttacgtaatgtcaatatccagagaggaaaatagggagaaacggccgtcccttttcctcttaattaatttctctttagatcaaacaaattaatttatagttagTTGCGTTTTACCTTCAGTAGTTCCAGTCCATCTAATTTAGAGTTCCTGTCGAAATCGTGTGCGGAAAAGTAGTGAAACTCCAGTTCTTCAGGCGTCATCTTCGCAAGCGCTTCAGGGGTCAATACTTTGGAGTCCTCTTCTATATGCCTGGGAGACGACATGTCAAATGTTGATTAAATGGCTTTAGATATCCTGTCCTATCTCGCTAAGACTTTAATTTGTAAtcttagggccaccccacaccagcgtctcccgagcgttggcgtctagtcaactgCTCTACACAACGTTGGCGCAATTGCGCAGCGACGCCTATTCCATAACGCCagcgctcaaaagacgctagtgtggggtggcctttAGTGGCAATCTTAGCATGACAGAATATTATAGCGTCACGACGTTCTTATTTGCAGATATACATAGAgtataaaaagtttatttttaaaatcgtCAGTCACACTGCAACATCGTGGGGTAGCTATATGCATCTAGTGTAAGCGAGTCCGTGACCCGCAGGGTGATTTGCTGCAGAAGCAGCGTCTCTAATCCAATGAACAGCAACATGCAATGCGGCTCTGTAAAAGTGCAAGCTGAGTGGACGCTATGGCACGGTGACCAGTATCCACAGATAACAATATAAACACTAGCAAATGGCCCTGTG belongs to Cydia strobilella chromosome 15, ilCydStro3.1, whole genome shotgun sequence and includes:
- the LOC134747733 gene encoding multiple coagulation factor deficiency protein 2 homolog, with translation MKIEAFMVLFLSSLVAALRRGPHHPHGQSPVDQKHHHYRPPRSAESLTADAQILHDVQHIEEDSKVLTPEALAKMTPEELEFHYFSAHDFDRNSKLDGLELLKAVYHTIEHEAHDPDNDSSIEPEANELDAYIALVDRTLQSDDTDGDGYVSYAEYRAARANNPSERTPRVLAANSPP